Proteins found in one Zea mays cultivar B73 chromosome 1, Zm-B73-REFERENCE-NAM-5.0, whole genome shotgun sequence genomic segment:
- the LOC100192978 gene encoding E3 ubiquitin-protein ligase RZFP34 isoform X1 yields the protein MDSEAVQHGCAHYSRGCSVVAPCCGQAFGCRHCHNDAKVRWFPSFRFRFGSGSADVLKQPCPVPRQNSLEVDPRDRHEIPRHEIKKVICSLCSKEQDVQQNCSSCGACMGKYFCKVCKFFDDDVSKGQYHCDGCGICRTGGVENFFHCDKCGCCYSNVLKDSHHCVERAMHHNCPVCFEYLFDSTKDISVLQCGHTIHLECMNEMRAHHHFSCPVCSRSACDMSATWRKLDEEVAATPMPDIYQKHMVWILCNDCSATSSVRFHVLGHKCPACSSYNTRETRAACPRI from the exons CCCTGCTGCGGCCAGGCCTTCGGCTGCCGCCATTGCCACAACGACGCCAAGGTTCGGTGGTTTCCCTCCTTCCGTTTTCGCTTCGGCTCCGGTTCAGCAGATGTTCTGAAACAACCCTGTCCCGTGCCCCGGCAGAACTCGCTGGAGGTCGACCCGCGCGACCGGCACGAGATCCCCCGCCACGAAATAAAGAAG GTGATCTGTTCTCTCTGCTCCAAGGAACAGGAC GTGCAACAGAACTGCTCCAGCTGTGGGGCCTGCATGGGCAAGTACTTCTGTAAAGTATGCAAGTTCTTCGATGATGAT GTCTCAAAGGGCCAGTACCACTGTGACGGATGTGGAATATGTAG AACCGGCGGCGTGGAGAACTTTTTCCACTGTGATAAATGTG GGTGTTGCTACAGCAATGTCTTGAAGGATTCCCACCACTGCGTCGAAAGAGCAATGCATCACAACTGCCCCGTCTGCTTTGAG TATCTGTTCGACTCCACGAAGGACATCAGCGTGCTGCAATGTGGGCATACCATCCATTTGGAGTGCATGAACGAGATGAGAGCACACCATCA CTTCTCATGCCCAGTGTGCTCGAGGTCCGCCTGCGACATGTCGGCCACATGGCGGAAGCTCGACGAGGAGGTCGCGGCCACGCCGATGCCTGACATCTACCAGAAGCACATG GTGTGGATCCTGTGCAACGACTGCAGCGCGACCTCGAGCGTGCGGTTCCACGTGCTGGGGCACAAGTGCCCCGCGTGCAGCTCGTACAACACCCGGGAGACGAGGGCTGCGTGCCCCAGGATCTGA
- the LOC100192978 gene encoding E3 ubiquitin-protein ligase RZFP34 codes for MDSEAVQHGCAHYSRGCSVVAPCCGQAFGCRHCHNDAKNSLEVDPRDRHEIPRHEIKKVICSLCSKEQDVQQNCSSCGACMGKYFCKVCKFFDDDVSKGQYHCDGCGICRTGGVENFFHCDKCGCCYSNVLKDSHHCVERAMHHNCPVCFEYLFDSTKDISVLQCGHTIHLECMNEMRAHHHFSCPVCSRSACDMSATWRKLDEEVAATPMPDIYQKHMVWILCNDCSATSSVRFHVLGHKCPACSSYNTRETRAACPRI; via the exons CCCTGCTGCGGCCAGGCCTTCGGCTGCCGCCATTGCCACAACGACGCCAAG AACTCGCTGGAGGTCGACCCGCGCGACCGGCACGAGATCCCCCGCCACGAAATAAAGAAG GTGATCTGTTCTCTCTGCTCCAAGGAACAGGAC GTGCAACAGAACTGCTCCAGCTGTGGGGCCTGCATGGGCAAGTACTTCTGTAAAGTATGCAAGTTCTTCGATGATGAT GTCTCAAAGGGCCAGTACCACTGTGACGGATGTGGAATATGTAG AACCGGCGGCGTGGAGAACTTTTTCCACTGTGATAAATGTG GGTGTTGCTACAGCAATGTCTTGAAGGATTCCCACCACTGCGTCGAAAGAGCAATGCATCACAACTGCCCCGTCTGCTTTGAG TATCTGTTCGACTCCACGAAGGACATCAGCGTGCTGCAATGTGGGCATACCATCCATTTGGAGTGCATGAACGAGATGAGAGCACACCATCA CTTCTCATGCCCAGTGTGCTCGAGGTCCGCCTGCGACATGTCGGCCACATGGCGGAAGCTCGACGAGGAGGTCGCGGCCACGCCGATGCCTGACATCTACCAGAAGCACATG GTGTGGATCCTGTGCAACGACTGCAGCGCGACCTCGAGCGTGCGGTTCCACGTGCTGGGGCACAAGTGCCCCGCGTGCAGCTCGTACAACACCCGGGAGACGAGGGCTGCGTGCCCCAGGATCTGA